In one Polaribacter sp. ALD11 genomic region, the following are encoded:
- a CDS encoding PspC family transcriptional regulator — MIDNIRHFFERNGFGVFSRFADRLGMRAVNVRLFFIYVTFFTVGLSFGLYLTMAFLLKLKDMIYTKRSSVFDL; from the coding sequence ATGATAGATAATATACGCCATTTTTTTGAAAGAAATGGTTTTGGGGTTTTCTCTAGGTTTGCAGATAGGTTAGGAATGAGAGCAGTAAATGTGCGCTTATTCTTTATTTATGTAACTTTTTTTACCGTTGGCTTGTCATTTGGTTTGTATTTAACCATGGCTTTTTTATTAAAATTAAAAGATATGATTTACACCAAAAGAAGTTCGGTTTTCGATTTATAA
- a CDS encoding SDR family oxidoreductase: protein MSKIIITGSNGLLGQSLLNLLLQEKEKYKVYGFSRGINRSGREDFEYTSIDVTDEVLLKEEILKIKPDFIVNTAAMTNVDACENNKQECDSLNVDVVKTLVTISEEINSHIIHLSTDFIFDGEKGYYKETDTPNPLSYYGLSKLKSETILTSSKIDFTILRTILVFGKVFDKSRSNIVFWVKQMLEQNKEITIVDDQFRMPTYVEDLALSCKISIDKKATGTFNISSNKLLSIYEIAVQIAEVFQLDKSHIKPISTATLNQTAPRPAKTGFDLTKTNKELEFYPKSFKEDLLRFKETLP from the coding sequence ATGAGCAAAATAATTATTACAGGAAGTAACGGTTTGTTAGGGCAGTCTTTATTAAACTTATTACTTCAAGAAAAAGAAAAGTATAAGGTTTATGGTTTTTCTAGAGGAATTAATAGAAGCGGAAGAGAAGATTTTGAGTACACTTCTATTGATGTTACGGATGAAGTTTTGTTGAAAGAAGAAATTTTAAAGATTAAACCAGACTTTATTGTAAATACAGCAGCAATGACAAATGTTGATGCTTGTGAGAATAATAAACAAGAATGTGACTCTTTAAATGTAGATGTTGTAAAAACACTGGTAACAATTTCCGAAGAGATTAATTCACACATAATTCATCTTTCTACAGATTTTATTTTTGATGGAGAAAAAGGCTATTATAAAGAAACAGATACACCAAACCCTTTAAGCTATTATGGCTTGTCAAAATTGAAATCTGAAACTATTTTAACAAGCTCGAAAATTGATTTTACAATTCTAAGAACAATTTTAGTTTTTGGTAAAGTTTTTGACAAGAGTAGAAGTAATATTGTTTTTTGGGTGAAGCAAATGCTAGAGCAAAATAAAGAGATTACAATTGTAGATGACCAATTTAGAATGCCAACGTATGTTGAAGATTTGGCGCTTTCTTGTAAAATTTCTATAGACAAAAAAGCAACAGGAACCTTTAATATCTCCTCTAATAAACTACTAAGTATTTATGAAATTGCAGTACAAATTGCAGAGGTTTTTCAGTTAGATAAAAGCCATATAAAACCAATTTCGACAGCAACTTTAAATCAAACTGCACCAAGACCAGCAAAAACTGGTTTCGACTTAACAAAAACGAATAAAGAGTTAGAATTTTATCCAAAATCATTTAAAGAAGATTTACTAAGGTTTAAAGAAACGTTACCTTAA
- a CDS encoding sodium:alanine symporter family protein, which yields MYKKIITVLLLAFPMLSFAQELTIDQEIEEKFKPFADAVSEVVFYPISIAGIDVPIVVILLLSGAFFFTLYFKFSNITLLGVAIRATNGKYDAIDHHSVDEAAGDPTPGGDVFESPQAEGVVGEVTHFQALTAALSATVGLGNIAGVAVAIAIGGPGATVWMILAGFLGMSTKLVEATLGVKYREVGEDGKIYGGPMYYLKKGLKEKNLAGLGKVLAGLYAVFVIGGSFGGGNMFQANQAAAQFKQLFEIESGFIFGIVMAVLVGIVIIGGIKRIGQVTEKIVPFMAIMFVGASLIILAMNFSIIPEAMGQIWDGAFNETSIVGGLIGVMIVGFQRAAFSNEAGVGSASIAHAAVKTKFPASEGIVASIGPFVDTVIICSMTALVIVVTNLKSNLFTYGNLDSKSNVLLNATNQPINGVDLTSVAFDSAIPNFSILLTIAVILFAFSSMLSWSYYGIQGWTYLFGKGRIADITYKVLFLIFVVIGASSTLGSVIEFSDAMIFAMVFPNIIGLLLLAPKVKVELARYLKAIDHKIKK from the coding sequence ATGTATAAAAAAATTATTACAGTGCTTTTGTTAGCATTTCCAATGCTATCTTTTGCACAAGAATTAACAATAGATCAAGAAATAGAAGAGAAATTTAAGCCTTTTGCCGATGCTGTAAGTGAAGTCGTTTTTTATCCAATTTCTATTGCTGGTATAGACGTTCCAATTGTAGTTATTCTTCTGTTATCTGGGGCTTTCTTTTTCACATTATATTTCAAGTTTTCTAATATAACTTTATTAGGTGTTGCGATTAGAGCTACAAATGGTAAATATGACGCTATTGATCATCATTCAGTTGATGAAGCTGCAGGAGATCCTACACCAGGAGGAGATGTTTTTGAAAGCCCTCAAGCTGAAGGGGTTGTAGGAGAAGTTACGCATTTTCAAGCTTTAACTGCTGCACTATCAGCAACAGTAGGGTTAGGAAACATTGCAGGGGTTGCAGTTGCAATTGCAATTGGAGGTCCAGGAGCTACTGTATGGATGATTTTAGCTGGGTTTTTAGGGATGTCTACAAAATTAGTAGAAGCTACTTTAGGTGTTAAGTATAGAGAAGTTGGTGAGGATGGTAAGATATACGGAGGCCCAATGTATTACTTGAAAAAAGGATTAAAAGAAAAGAATTTAGCAGGACTAGGGAAAGTTTTAGCTGGTTTATATGCGGTCTTTGTAATTGGAGGTTCTTTTGGAGGGGGAAACATGTTCCAGGCAAACCAAGCTGCTGCACAATTTAAACAACTATTTGAAATTGAATCTGGGTTTATATTCGGAATTGTAATGGCTGTACTAGTTGGGATAGTAATTATTGGAGGAATTAAAAGAATTGGGCAAGTAACGGAAAAGATAGTACCATTTATGGCAATTATGTTTGTAGGTGCTTCTTTAATTATACTTGCCATGAATTTTTCAATAATCCCTGAAGCTATGGGACAGATATGGGATGGCGCCTTTAACGAAACCTCAATAGTAGGAGGTTTAATAGGAGTGATGATTGTTGGTTTTCAAAGAGCCGCTTTTTCAAATGAGGCAGGTGTTGGGTCAGCATCTATTGCACATGCAGCTGTTAAAACGAAGTTTCCAGCAAGTGAAGGAATTGTAGCTTCAATAGGGCCGTTTGTAGATACTGTAATCATTTGCTCAATGACTGCTTTGGTAATTGTAGTAACCAATTTAAAGAGTAATTTATTTACCTATGGTAATTTAGATTCAAAGAGTAATGTACTACTAAACGCAACGAACCAACCTATAAATGGTGTAGACCTAACGTCAGTTGCTTTTGATTCTGCAATTCCAAATTTTTCTATTTTACTAACCATAGCAGTAATTTTATTTGCTTTTTCATCAATGCTTTCTTGGTCTTATTATGGAATACAGGGTTGGACTTATTTATTTGGAAAAGGTAGAATAGCAGACATTACTTATAAAGTATTATTTTTAATTTTTGTTGTAATTGGAGCATCTTCTACTTTAGGTTCTGTAATCGAGTTTTCCGATGCTATGATATTCGCTATGGTGTTTCCTAATATTATAGGTTTACTCCTATTAGCTCCAAAGGTTAAAGTTGAACTGGCGCGCTATCTAAAAGCAATTGATCATAAAATAAAAAAGTAG
- a CDS encoding TrkA family potassium uptake protein, with amino-acid sequence MIIIKSKIEKIAFLVISILAIGIIGYMWLSNYNFVDALYMTVITVTTVGFGELQPFSPEEKVFTIFLILTSITIFGYAVSAFSEYLVSGKLFEHFKHRKVEKQIRHLKGHTIVCGYGRNGKQAILKLGNYNKKFVVVEQKKEMTDVLDTQGILNIYGDATLDETLQKAGIEKAAFLITALPSDADNLFVVLTASQLNKDCVIISRAANESSYKKLKFAGASNVIMPDKLGGDHMASLVTTPDVIEFVDRLTIEGETTANLEEVSVNDLPKKYINKTILDLDLRRQTGCTVIGFRNPDKDYIINPEADIKLVADSQLIILGRPEQIIKLREIF; translated from the coding sequence ATGATTATTATAAAATCGAAAATAGAGAAAATTGCTTTTTTGGTAATTTCCATTTTAGCTATTGGAATTATTGGTTACATGTGGCTTTCTAACTACAATTTTGTAGATGCGCTTTATATGACTGTAATTACAGTTACAACCGTTGGTTTTGGAGAGCTTCAGCCTTTTTCTCCAGAAGAAAAAGTATTTACAATATTTCTAATTCTAACAAGTATAACAATATTTGGGTACGCAGTTTCGGCGTTTTCAGAATACTTGGTAAGTGGTAAGTTATTTGAACATTTTAAACACAGAAAAGTGGAGAAACAAATAAGACATTTAAAAGGACATACCATTGTTTGTGGTTATGGTAGAAATGGTAAACAAGCAATTTTAAAACTTGGTAACTACAATAAAAAGTTTGTAGTAGTTGAACAAAAAAAAGAAATGACTGATGTTTTAGATACTCAGGGAATTTTAAATATTTATGGAGATGCAACATTAGATGAAACGTTGCAAAAAGCAGGAATTGAAAAGGCAGCATTCTTAATTACAGCTTTACCTTCAGATGCAGATAATCTTTTTGTGGTTTTAACAGCAAGTCAATTAAATAAAGATTGTGTTATAATAAGTAGAGCGGCAAATGAATCTTCTTATAAAAAATTAAAGTTTGCAGGCGCAAGCAATGTCATTATGCCAGATAAATTAGGGGGAGATCATATGGCGTCTTTAGTAACAACGCCAGATGTTATCGAATTTGTAGATCGATTAACAATAGAAGGTGAAACTACAGCAAATTTAGAGGAAGTATCGGTAAATGATTTACCTAAAAAATATATTAATAAAACTATCTTAGATTTAGATTTAAGAAGACAGACAGGTTGTACAGTCATTGGTTTTCGAAATCCAGATAAAGATTATATTATTAACCCAGAAGCAGATATAAAATTGGTTGCAGATTCTCAATTAATTATTTTAGGAAGACCGGAACAAATTATAAAGCTAAGAGAAATATTTTAG